The following coding sequences are from one Paenibacillus tundrae window:
- a CDS encoding hydantoinase B/oxoprolinase family protein gives MMIVDKVFLEIFNNRIQATVEEMANVVLRTGFTAFVKETGDFGTYLLSPTGETFGSPLETGYNLSLGIPAAATIQSVKDWQEGDIVICNDPYATQGMVTHLPDMHLIKPFFYEGRIIAYGMCFVHSSDVGGKVPGSVSPSAYDIHMEGIRIAPIKLYEAGVLNQTVQRMFLDNSRIPEQNLGDLRALMAALNRGEQRIGELITRYGVERVEQGIEQLLEYAELKARAIVSDIQDGTYEFWDYLEKGPGGYPIRLRCSMTISKSDIYLDFNGSDPQVRASFNIPTHNQQGHYMLVPALIRYFRTIDPTIPWNSGMIRLVRNYAPPASILNPEPMAAVGARAATFIRLMDVITGALSKAQASKVPAAGAGQACIVMMAMTDANDGKKKVGVIQPICGGSGARPMKDGIDGMDFAVGHLRNIPAETVEAEMPVVIEHYGLRPDSGGAGTFRGGSGIQLRVRIRTPDTVMTARNMERMEFQPWGRLGGGVGTHGEAILNVGLDTEEQLGRIDELLLQPGDTVTFLSQGGGGYGDPMERDVQLVLKDVRSGLVSNHQAFERYGVVIRDLELDEEQTRVERVNKRQQEPKDFNYGHTREKYETLWSDEMQLALVNALNNYPLALRDYLKRRTMNAVEHRFAGNASLTPHDIPEMMEDLRQQIGLQ, from the coding sequence ATGATGATCGTGGATAAAGTTTTTCTCGAGATCTTCAATAATCGGATTCAAGCAACCGTTGAAGAGATGGCAAATGTTGTGTTACGCACGGGCTTTACTGCTTTTGTCAAAGAAACCGGTGACTTTGGAACATACTTACTGTCCCCAACAGGTGAGACATTTGGCTCTCCACTTGAAACGGGATACAATCTGTCTCTTGGAATCCCCGCTGCCGCAACAATACAGAGCGTGAAAGATTGGCAAGAGGGAGATATCGTCATTTGCAATGATCCCTATGCCACACAAGGCATGGTAACTCATCTTCCAGATATGCATCTTATCAAACCTTTCTTCTATGAAGGACGCATTATTGCATATGGAATGTGCTTTGTGCATTCATCAGATGTTGGCGGCAAGGTGCCTGGAAGTGTGTCTCCCAGCGCTTATGATATTCATATGGAAGGCATTCGTATTGCGCCTATTAAATTATATGAGGCTGGCGTTCTTAATCAAACTGTACAACGTATGTTTCTGGACAACAGCCGCATTCCTGAACAGAATTTGGGTGATCTCCGAGCGCTCATGGCGGCATTGAATCGGGGAGAACAGCGGATTGGCGAACTGATTACGCGATATGGCGTAGAGCGAGTTGAACAGGGCATTGAACAATTACTGGAATACGCGGAACTGAAAGCGCGTGCGATTGTCAGTGACATTCAAGATGGAACATATGAATTCTGGGATTACCTTGAAAAGGGACCAGGCGGATATCCGATTCGTCTGCGATGCAGCATGACAATCAGCAAGAGCGATATCTATCTCGATTTCAATGGTTCCGATCCACAGGTCAGGGCATCGTTTAACATTCCAACGCATAACCAACAAGGACACTACATGCTTGTACCTGCTCTAATCCGTTATTTTCGTACAATAGATCCAACTATTCCGTGGAACTCTGGCATGATTCGACTGGTACGCAATTATGCGCCGCCAGCCTCCATTCTTAATCCAGAGCCGATGGCAGCGGTCGGCGCTCGGGCGGCAACCTTTATTCGCCTGATGGATGTAATCACCGGAGCATTGAGTAAAGCACAAGCGAGCAAAGTACCTGCGGCAGGAGCAGGACAAGCTTGTATCGTCATGATGGCGATGACCGATGCAAACGACGGGAAGAAAAAGGTCGGTGTCATACAGCCGATCTGTGGTGGATCAGGTGCCAGACCGATGAAGGATGGGATTGATGGTATGGATTTTGCGGTAGGTCATCTGCGTAATATTCCAGCTGAGACCGTGGAGGCTGAGATGCCGGTCGTGATTGAACATTACGGTCTTCGTCCAGATTCCGGAGGAGCAGGAACCTTCCGAGGTGGAAGTGGGATTCAACTCCGTGTTCGGATTCGTACACCGGATACGGTGATGACAGCAAGAAATATGGAACGCATGGAGTTCCAACCATGGGGTAGGCTTGGAGGCGGTGTGGGAACACACGGTGAGGCTATTCTGAATGTTGGTCTTGATACCGAAGAGCAGTTAGGTAGAATCGATGAACTGCTTTTGCAACCGGGAGATACGGTTACCTTTCTATCCCAAGGTGGCGGCGGATATGGTGATCCGATGGAACGAGATGTTCAACTCGTGCTGAAGGATGTAAGAAGTGGGCTAGTATCGAATCATCAGGCATTCGAACGGTACGGCGTTGTGATTCGAGATTTAGAATTGGATGAGGAGCAGACTCGGGTTGAGCGTGTCAATAAACGTCAGCAGGAGCCGAAGGACTTCAACTACGGTCATACGAGAGAGAAGTATGAAACGTTGTGGAGTGATGAGATGCAGCTGGCTTTGGTCAATGCTTTGAACAACTATCCGCTTGCACTCCGTGATTACTTGAAACGTCGGACGATGAATGCTGTTGAACATAGATTTGCAGGCAATGCTTCCCTAACGCCTCACGATATACCTGAAATGATGGAAGATTTGCGACAGCAGATTGGGCTTCAATGA
- a CDS encoding hydantoinase/oxoprolinase family protein, which produces MYRLGVDIGGTFTDALVTDDQGRIVTALKTPSIAAAPEQAIFNALDQLKERGVDIQDIDLFVHGTTLGVNTLIERNGAETGLLVTKGFRDILEIRRLRLEDTTNLYGDKTEALVPRHLVKEIDERVLASGRVLHPLSIEQLLQAVDDLVEEGITALAISFLHAYVNPAHEKQAEERIKQRHPHLFVCTSSTIWPQQREFERTLATTMNAYVGERMGSYFQRLQEGIQAYGLKANLLSTMSNGGMMTASSAASEPVRTLLSGPASGVIAATHIAHTAGIEQVITFDMGGTSVDVALIDVHPAYSTDNKVGDFPVIIPAIDVTAIGAGGGSIAWLDSVGVLKVGPRSAGASPGPACYDRGGLEPTTTDAYLQLGILQADRFLGGQMQLHPELATSALHRLGNTLGLDATQTAQAILDVATANMYAQFSPLMARKGVDPRDFTLLAYGGAGPMHAFLMAREVGIRRVLIPPSPGTLCAMGCTVANLRNDFVFSLHQNSQALAPGELANHFEALEHKGRNWVQEEAQGSLKLETVYCLFSADMRYEGQAFDLEIALTPEEINNPELAKAKFHSHYEHVFGISQAEAEVMFISLRVSVVGVVPSNNSIDHEVEAHQSLDENEPEERKIVFDNIPRTAKVCTRTQIPLDDVIQGPVIIEEYDTTIFIPAGFTVSRDIHGNLIGEMQ; this is translated from the coding sequence ATGTACCGTTTAGGCGTTGATATCGGAGGCACATTTACGGATGCTCTGGTCACTGACGATCAGGGAAGAATCGTCACCGCGCTCAAGACACCATCCATTGCAGCAGCGCCTGAACAGGCTATTTTTAATGCACTTGATCAGCTTAAAGAACGCGGTGTGGATATCCAAGACATCGATCTGTTTGTTCATGGGACAACGCTTGGGGTCAACACGCTAATTGAGCGAAATGGTGCAGAAACGGGACTTCTGGTAACGAAGGGGTTTCGTGACATTCTCGAAATTCGTAGATTGCGATTAGAAGATACAACCAATCTGTACGGTGACAAAACGGAGGCACTTGTCCCAAGGCATCTGGTTAAGGAGATCGATGAACGTGTCCTGGCAAGTGGTCGAGTGCTGCACCCACTGTCGATAGAACAGCTCCTACAGGCTGTAGATGATTTAGTAGAAGAAGGGATTACGGCTCTAGCGATCAGCTTCTTGCATGCCTACGTGAATCCTGCTCATGAGAAACAAGCAGAAGAACGGATTAAGCAGCGACATCCCCATCTTTTTGTATGCACCAGCAGCACGATATGGCCGCAGCAGCGTGAGTTTGAGCGCACACTTGCTACGACGATGAACGCTTATGTCGGGGAACGAATGGGATCGTACTTTCAAAGGTTACAAGAAGGTATACAAGCATATGGGTTAAAGGCCAATCTGCTATCAACGATGTCTAATGGCGGCATGATGACAGCCTCAAGTGCAGCAAGTGAACCTGTCCGTACGCTGTTGTCTGGTCCTGCTTCAGGTGTCATCGCAGCAACGCATATCGCACATACCGCAGGCATTGAACAAGTCATCACGTTTGATATGGGCGGTACAAGTGTCGATGTGGCTCTCATTGATGTACATCCCGCTTATTCGACTGACAACAAGGTAGGGGATTTCCCAGTGATCATTCCGGCAATTGATGTAACGGCGATCGGTGCGGGTGGGGGCTCTATTGCCTGGCTCGATTCAGTAGGTGTCCTTAAGGTAGGGCCTCGCAGTGCAGGAGCAAGTCCAGGTCCAGCTTGTTACGACAGGGGAGGACTTGAACCAACGACAACAGATGCCTATCTACAGCTAGGCATTCTGCAAGCGGATCGCTTCTTAGGTGGACAAATGCAACTTCATCCAGAGCTTGCAACAAGTGCTCTTCATCGACTAGGTAACACCCTGGGACTGGATGCAACACAAACGGCTCAAGCAATTCTAGATGTAGCGACGGCTAATATGTATGCCCAATTCTCACCGTTAATGGCACGAAAGGGTGTTGACCCACGTGATTTTACACTACTTGCTTACGGCGGTGCTGGTCCGATGCATGCCTTTTTGATGGCTCGCGAGGTAGGAATACGCAGAGTGCTCATTCCGCCTTCACCGGGAACACTTTGCGCCATGGGATGTACGGTAGCCAACTTGCGGAATGATTTCGTTTTTTCGTTACACCAGAACAGTCAGGCTCTGGCTCCAGGAGAATTAGCTAACCATTTCGAAGCATTAGAACATAAGGGGCGGAACTGGGTTCAAGAGGAAGCCCAAGGAAGCTTGAAGCTGGAGACCGTGTACTGCTTATTCAGTGCTGATATGCGTTATGAGGGACAGGCTTTCGATCTGGAAATTGCACTTACACCTGAAGAGATTAATAACCCAGAGCTCGCCAAAGCCAAATTTCATTCACATTATGAACATGTATTCGGTATTAGTCAGGCCGAGGCTGAGGTTATGTTTATCAGTCTTCGAGTAAGTGTTGTAGGCGTTGTGCCATCAAACAACAGCATAGATCATGAAGTGGAAGCTCACCAATCGTTGGATGAGAATGAACCAGAAGAACGCAAGATTGTTTTTGACAACATTCCCAGAACAGCTAAGGTGTGTACCCGGACTCAGATTCCTCTTGATGATGTAATACAGGGACCCGTCATTATTGAGGAATATGATACGACCATTTTCATTCCCGCAGGCTTTACGGTATCCAGAGATATTCACGGGAATTTGATTGGAGAGATGCAATGA
- a CDS encoding FadR/GntR family transcriptional regulator, protein MSPELLELELEYELLKQLHEASAPIGASTLVHTLGKSHNLSQATIGRRLMELDVDGYTVLQGRKGRVLTEEGQERLKTLERELQQKSVNMRFIQMLNHSGEKALLDVLVARRALEREIASLAAQRATKEYIELLKESIAVQNRRLADNMIPYEEDREFHRLLAYAAQNQILLHAVELVWETSRDFLETAYIRRTVGSELVVDHQEILEAVASGSPERAEAAMVNHINQMIEDVKRYFAMKNKIKPMDTV, encoded by the coding sequence GTGTCTCCTGAGTTATTGGAATTAGAGCTGGAATATGAATTGCTGAAGCAGCTTCATGAGGCCAGCGCTCCTATTGGTGCAAGCACGCTCGTACATACGCTTGGCAAAAGCCATAATTTGAGTCAGGCGACGATTGGTCGAAGATTGATGGAGTTGGATGTTGACGGATATACCGTACTTCAAGGACGTAAGGGAAGAGTACTGACAGAAGAAGGACAAGAACGGCTGAAGACACTTGAACGTGAATTGCAGCAAAAAAGTGTAAACATGCGCTTTATCCAGATGTTAAACCACTCAGGTGAGAAAGCACTGCTGGATGTTCTTGTAGCAAGAAGAGCACTCGAGAGGGAGATTGCTTCATTAGCTGCTCAGCGAGCTACGAAGGAATATATTGAGTTGCTGAAAGAGTCGATTGCGGTACAGAACCGCAGGCTGGCAGATAATATGATTCCGTATGAAGAAGATCGGGAGTTTCATAGACTTCTGGCGTATGCAGCTCAGAACCAGATCTTGCTCCATGCCGTCGAACTGGTATGGGAGACTAGTCGTGATTTCTTGGAGACGGCGTACATTCGGCGAACCGTTGGAAGCGAACTCGTTGTAGATCACCAGGAAATATTGGAGGCAGTGGCTTCTGGTTCACCGGAACGAGCTGAGGCAGCCATGGTCAATCACATTAACCAGATGATCGAAGACGTCAAACGATACTTTGCGATGAAAAACAAAATAAAACCTATGGATACGGTTTAA
- a CDS encoding glycoside hydrolase family 3 N-terminal domain-containing protein → MFVKCMTLLSTILGSMLLWAGNAGAESRFTDLQYSKWAEDGIQYMAERGTVAGYGNGIFQPEKSVTRAQAVTFMVRELYPDELQQPVQGGNYSDVPTTHPFYREITIAAKNGLASGFPDGTFRPNAPISRAETAAFLTRAYPLEEGKQPASWTDTESHWAAAPILMLSSNGLVGGYADGTYRPNRSVTRAEYAVFMSRVIRFEREQAIQAQDWDKLISYMTLSEQVGQMLMPDIRQWNGKVTTTVHEGLKRNIHDQDLGGLILFDKNIVDARQVATFTHDLQAEAGDIPLFLGIDQEGGVIKRIPGGTNLPGQMALGATGSTALAESAAQLTGEELKALGIQVNFAPVLDINSNPDNPIIGIRSFGSNAELVSRLGLAMIKGLRESGVIAAVKHFPGHGDTAIDSHLGMPVLTHPRERLDAVELKPFRDAINNGVDMIMTAHIAFPAIDNEQMTSLKDGQKVPVPATLSKKVLTGLLRDELGYDGLIISDAFTMKAIAEHFGENKAVERAVSAGVDIILMPQDSVAAHQTLVNAVMKGTIPKETIQASVTRILEAKFQYGLFERSPSLSVKLAELNRVIGSSQHRTVEREIAEQAVTVLASREGKRVDSINKGDQVAIVAADEQQAQQLERQLQQSASNLSLQTSIFVMRQGNSKETLQAIAKADYVILASYQFRNVASEFGWNDYQVLIDEMNRRSQRYTLLSLGNPYETIYLQNVRSALAVYGKQESNTLAGIKVLLSQLEAGGKLPVKID, encoded by the coding sequence ATGTTTGTAAAATGCATGACACTACTTAGTACGATCCTTGGTTCCATGCTCTTATGGGCAGGAAACGCAGGCGCAGAGTCACGATTTACGGATTTACAGTATTCCAAGTGGGCAGAAGATGGCATTCAGTATATGGCTGAACGCGGGACAGTAGCTGGCTACGGTAACGGAATATTTCAGCCGGAGAAGTCTGTAACGAGGGCGCAAGCTGTCACTTTTATGGTGCGAGAGTTATATCCAGACGAACTTCAACAGCCTGTGCAAGGGGGCAATTACTCAGATGTTCCAACGACACATCCCTTCTATCGCGAAATTACGATAGCTGCCAAGAATGGACTGGCGAGTGGGTTCCCAGATGGTACCTTTCGCCCTAATGCACCCATTAGCCGTGCTGAAACGGCAGCATTCCTTACGCGAGCCTATCCCTTGGAAGAAGGGAAGCAACCTGCAAGTTGGACAGATACGGAGTCTCATTGGGCAGCTGCACCCATTCTCATGTTGAGCTCTAATGGTTTGGTCGGCGGATATGCAGACGGAACCTATCGGCCGAACCGATCCGTCACACGCGCTGAATATGCCGTATTTATGTCGCGTGTTATCCGCTTTGAGCGTGAACAAGCTATACAGGCTCAGGACTGGGATAAATTGATCTCGTATATGACGTTAAGTGAACAAGTTGGTCAAATGCTGATGCCAGACATTAGGCAATGGAATGGTAAAGTCACGACGACGGTACATGAAGGTCTGAAGCGGAATATCCATGATCAGGATCTAGGTGGACTAATTCTTTTTGACAAAAATATCGTGGATGCAAGGCAAGTAGCTACGTTTACACATGATCTGCAGGCGGAAGCAGGTGACATTCCGCTATTCCTTGGTATTGATCAAGAAGGCGGCGTCATTAAAAGAATTCCAGGAGGTACGAATCTGCCGGGACAGATGGCACTCGGTGCAACTGGAAGTACAGCGCTAGCTGAATCTGCAGCTCAATTGACTGGAGAGGAGCTGAAGGCTCTAGGGATTCAGGTTAATTTTGCACCTGTTCTCGACATTAACAGCAATCCAGACAATCCGATTATCGGGATAAGATCTTTTGGCTCGAATGCTGAATTGGTGTCACGGCTTGGTCTTGCCATGATTAAGGGCTTAAGGGAATCAGGCGTCATTGCCGCAGTGAAGCATTTTCCAGGTCACGGAGATACAGCGATAGATTCTCATCTGGGTATGCCGGTGTTGACTCATCCGCGTGAACGACTGGATGCCGTCGAACTGAAGCCGTTCAGAGATGCCATTAACAATGGGGTCGATATGATCATGACTGCACACATTGCGTTCCCTGCGATCGATAATGAGCAAATGACTTCTCTAAAAGATGGCCAAAAAGTACCTGTACCCGCTACATTATCCAAGAAGGTTCTCACGGGTCTACTTCGCGATGAACTTGGATATGATGGACTGATCATCTCAGATGCTTTTACGATGAAGGCGATTGCGGAGCATTTTGGAGAGAATAAGGCAGTCGAGCGTGCAGTTTCCGCTGGGGTAGACATCATCCTGATGCCACAAGATTCAGTAGCAGCACATCAAACATTGGTAAACGCAGTGATGAAGGGTACAATCCCGAAAGAAACCATCCAAGCGTCTGTCACGCGAATCTTGGAAGCTAAATTCCAATATGGATTATTTGAACGCAGTCCGTCACTCTCGGTTAAGCTAGCAGAACTGAATCGGGTTATCGGATCGAGTCAGCATCGCACCGTGGAACGGGAAATTGCCGAGCAAGCAGTTACTGTCTTGGCTAGTCGAGAAGGGAAGCGCGTTGATTCAATAAACAAAGGTGATCAGGTTGCGATAGTCGCAGCCGATGAACAGCAGGCGCAGCAGCTGGAGAGACAACTTCAACAATCGGCCAGCAACCTGTCGCTCCAAACGAGCATATTCGTTATGCGTCAAGGCAATTCAAAGGAAACACTACAAGCGATTGCCAAAGCAGATTACGTGATTCTTGCTTCCTATCAGTTCCGTAATGTGGCTAGTGAGTTCGGCTGGAACGATTACCAGGTCTTGATTGATGAGATGAACAGGCGTAGTCAGCGATATACGTTGTTATCTCTTGGGAACCCATATGAGACGATCTATCTGCAGAACGTGCGCTCAGCCTTGGCTGTGTACGGGAAGCAGGAGTCTAATACGTTAGCAGGCATTAAGGTGTTGCTTAGTCAGCTTGAGGCTGGTGGTAAGTTACCGGTGAAGATTGATTAA
- a CDS encoding sulfite exporter TauE/SafE family protein, producing the protein MVLINITLVMIVLGLLLGFVGAGGSGFIISVLTVVFGYPIHVALGTALAAMFFSSLSGSISHYREGNAVLKTGAIVGLAGAAGAWVSSGWSSFIPEDRLGMLTSIMLFASGLALWLRLILVSRRSTITKEHASTQTSGVRYWLYAILIGLVTGMLSGLFGIGSTPFIQLGLMLLLGMSMRYAAGTTMLVIIPIALAGGAGYMKIGYLDLQLLLAVVIGTMSGSYVGAKFTKRVPAVWLKTSMVITPMIGASILWL; encoded by the coding sequence ATGGTACTGATTAATATTACACTCGTTATGATTGTGCTTGGTCTTCTGTTAGGTTTTGTCGGTGCTGGAGGTTCGGGATTCATTATCTCCGTTCTCACCGTCGTTTTTGGATACCCGATACATGTCGCATTGGGAACCGCTTTGGCAGCAATGTTTTTCTCCTCTCTATCTGGTTCGATTAGCCATTATCGGGAGGGAAATGCCGTTCTAAAAACAGGCGCGATTGTAGGCTTAGCAGGAGCAGCAGGTGCCTGGGTCAGCTCCGGCTGGTCATCCTTCATTCCTGAAGATCGGTTAGGTATGTTGACGTCCATCATGCTCTTTGCATCAGGGCTTGCGTTATGGTTAAGGTTAATTCTTGTCTCCCGTCGTTCAACGATCACTAAAGAACATGCCTCAACACAGACTAGCGGAGTCCGATACTGGTTGTATGCCATTCTGATTGGTCTAGTTACTGGCATGTTATCTGGGCTATTTGGTATTGGTTCTACACCATTTATACAGTTGGGTCTTATGCTGCTGTTAGGGATGTCAATGCGTTATGCGGCAGGTACAACGATGCTCGTAATTATTCCTATTGCACTAGCCGGAGGCGCCGGTTATATGAAAATCGGTTACCTCGATCTGCAATTGCTGCTGGCTGTTGTGATTGGAACCATGTCCGGTTCATATGTCGGAGCCAAATTTACGAAACGCGTACCTGCAGTGTGGCTCAAAACAAGTATGGTGATCACTCCCATGATTGGAGCTTCGATACTGTGGCTGTAA